Below is a genomic region from Deinococcus cellulosilyticus NBRC 106333 = KACC 11606.
AGGAAAACCCATGCCCAGAAAACCTCTGAATCCGATCAAGACGGCTGCTGTCTCTCTTGGCCTGCTGCTCAGCAGCATGAGTTTGGCCCAGGCCGTGACCTTCCAGCTCGAAAACGCTGGCACGACCCTTCACCCCGATCAGGTGCGGGGGTACAACTTCGGCAACTTCATGAATGTGGTGGAATTCCTCAAGGACTTCCAGAACCTGCAACCTGCAGTGATCCGCTTTCCCGCAGGAAACATCGGGGATGAGCGCAATTTTCTGGAAGCAGATTTTGCGGGCCTGAAGAACAACTGGCTGCTGCTGCAGAAACCCAAAGTGGTGATCCAGACCCGTGTTTTTGCAAGGCCCGATGAAAAAGGTGCCCTGAACACTCCAGAAGATGCCGCCAACATGGTCAGGGCACTCCAGGCTGCAGAAATTCCTGTGTGGTACTGGGAAATCGGCAACGAGCCTGACCTGTATTCTGTGAACCGGGGCGACCCCAGCTGGACCCCTGAAAAGTACTGTGACACCTTCCGTGCCCAGCGGGAAGCCATGCTGAAAGTCGATCCCACCATCAAGTTCGTGGGGCCCAGCATCTCCGGAGCAGGGAACCGCTTCTTTGTGGAAGGCTTTGTGAAGAAATGTGGGGACATCGTGGATGTGCTGAGCTGGCACCAGTACCCCACCGACGGCACGGCCACAGATGAAGCCGCTCTTGCCAGCGTTCAGGGGGTCAGTGATGATCTGGAGTTCTACAAGAACCTCTGGAAAGACCCCGTGCGCAACCCTCTGGGACACCAGCGCAAGATCGAACTGGGCATGACCGAACTGGGCCTCAGCTGGCGCTCTCCCAGCTACCGTCACCTGGCCGATCAGGTGGCTGCACTGTGGGCCACCGAAACCATCCTGCGCCTGGCCGAGGGAGGCATGACCCTGATCAATTACTTCTCCCTGCAGGGCACCCAGGGTCACGGTCTGATCGGGGACGATTACACCTACCGCCCCACCTTCTATTCTTTCAACCTGATCAAGGACTTTTATGGCAACAGCCTGAAAGTGACGACCAGCAACCCTGCCCTGTGGCCCCATGCAGTGGAAAGGGACGGCAAACTGCAACTGCTGGTCATGAACACCAGCACTGCACCGATTGCTGCCAGCACCGATCTGGCAGGCTGGAAACTGTCTGAAGCTGTGGGATTCACCGAAAAAACAGTGAAAGACGAAGAGGACCTGGTCCAGTTCCCCCTGAACAGCACACTGGATCTGCCTGCAAGGTCTTTTGTGAAACTGACCTACCAGAAACCCTGACCTTCCTTGAAAACACAGGACCTGCTTTTCAAGGGCAGATCCTGTGTGGCTTCATTCTGGAAGCCAGTTGCCTCCACACACAAACAGCGCCAGACGTTCAGGCAGGTGGAAATGTTCCAGCACAGCGGCCAGTGGGAGTGCTGCTGTGGGCTCCACCACCTGTTTCAGGTGTCGCATCATCAGGTGCTGGGCCTGCAAGATGGTTTCCTCCTGCACGGTCAGGATGTCATCCACCAGACGCTGCATCACCGGAAAAGTCAACACACCAGGAGACATTGGGCGCACTGCGTCTGCCAGGGTCTCTGGTGGAGCAGCAAGCGAGACCCTTCTTCCAGCACGGAGGCTCTGCTGGGCGTCATTGCCAAGCTCTGGTTCGACGCCAATCACCTGGGTGTCAGGCCACAGGCTCTTGAGGACCGTGGCGATGCCACTGATCATGCCCCCTCCACCCACAGCCACCAGAACGGCATCTGGAGCCTCCATCTGGCCTATGAGTTCCAGGGCCTGCGTGCCCTGGCCGGCCATCACCTGCAGGTTTTCATAGGCATGGATGAAAGTGAACCCGGTCTGGTCCATGAGCTCCTG
It encodes:
- a CDS encoding GH39 family glycosyl hydrolase, encoding MPRKPLNPIKTAAVSLGLLLSSMSLAQAVTFQLENAGTTLHPDQVRGYNFGNFMNVVEFLKDFQNLQPAVIRFPAGNIGDERNFLEADFAGLKNNWLLLQKPKVVIQTRVFARPDEKGALNTPEDAANMVRALQAAEIPVWYWEIGNEPDLYSVNRGDPSWTPEKYCDTFRAQREAMLKVDPTIKFVGPSISGAGNRFFVEGFVKKCGDIVDVLSWHQYPTDGTATDEAALASVQGVSDDLEFYKNLWKDPVRNPLGHQRKIELGMTELGLSWRSPSYRHLADQVAALWATETILRLAEGGMTLINYFSLQGTQGHGLIGDDYTYRPTFYSFNLIKDFYGNSLKVTTSNPALWPHAVERDGKLQLLVMNTSTAPIAASTDLAGWKLSEAVGFTEKTVKDEEDLVQFPLNSTLDLPARSFVKLTYQKP
- a CDS encoding threonine/serine dehydratase → METIRLQDIQEAALRLKPHVHRTPVLSSETLNLLCGRKLFFKAEHLQKTGSFKVRGAMNAALQLQAPRGLLTRSSGNHAQGVAFAARTLGLPCTVVMYEDASEVKKQAVRSYGATVVDAGVTHLNADQKVQELMDQTGFTFIHAYENLQVMAGQGTQALELIGQMEAPDAVLVAVGGGGMISGIATVLKSLWPDTQVIGVEPELGNDAQQSLRAGRRVSLAAPPETLADAVRPMSPGVLTFPVMQRLVDDILTVQEETILQAQHLMMRHLKQVVEPTAALPLAAVLEHFHLPERLALFVCGGNWLPE